A stretch of DNA from Paramisgurnus dabryanus chromosome 19, PD_genome_1.1, whole genome shotgun sequence:
TTACCAAAATCTACTTGTGATTTGCTGGTTGCCTCACATAGGTGGAGTTTGGAGGGGGCAGGGGTGGCACTGCCCCCCAGACCAGAGCAGATTATGATTTTGTCTGAGCTATTACTGAAATGagatttgatattttatgtgtcTAATTTCACTACTTGAATAGGTAGACTGAGTAACTTAATTAGTTGTTTTGATATTTAAGCTGTCGGATAACCCAGTTAACCTGTGATTTTATTCTTGAAATTCTGTGACACTTTCTCATTTATGGCagtgaacatgcatgcaaagtttggACACGCTGATATGTTTTGAAGTGTACCAAAATCATTTTGTAACGATTTTGAGGTTCGtaggtcaatttgacccgcattttgttttgtttttaaagcaactgtatagacctaaatgaaatatatattttaagtgtttgttgttatattgGTGTTTTACTATCCTGAAATGGGAGTAAAAATGCTTCTCCTTCATCTTTTGAGTACTGAAAAAgacttttacagacacagatggtaaaagtgagctataatttctatttacaatgtatatgaaataTTACTTAAGTTACCATTTTCTTCCGGAAATTTTGTCACTTTCTCATTTAGgtccatgaacatgcatgcaaagttaggatacactgatgtgttttgaatgttttttttagcacaaataatgatttttgttACGATTTTGATGTTCGAAAGTCAATTTGATCCATATTTGTTTGTTCCAAGGCAACTATATagacacaaattaaatacatttattgcgtATATGTTGGTGTTTTACTACCCTGGAAAGGGAAAAGTGAGCTTTTCCTCACTATTTTCAGTACTGATGAAGACTTCCTCAGACAcagaaaagtaaatgtgaactatcatttctattttcaatgtatataCTATGTAAAGCAGATTAATTCAGACCCACAGAAAATCCAGAGGTGATGCCAGCTGTgccccacaaaacatgacaacaaAATAAGCCACcatttgtgtaaaatgcaagAAGTCAGAAAGTACATGTTTGATTTGTGTACATCATGTAAACAGGCATTTCTTGAATTTGTACAATGAGCCTCAAGATCAAAAGATGAGCCTGTTTAGAAAAAGAAAAGCTTCATTTCATTTCACAGCAATACTAAATTGTTTATTCAGGATGTTTTAAACATAAGTatgtaaaaaaacatgttgaattaaaatttaaaagtataaatgttacaaaaatgtttgtgttttggAGACTGAAGAGAAAAGCACGTGTTTCACCAAAGTAAAGCCAAATGATGGGCTGATGTATGCTGGgagaaacactactgtaaaTCTGATGAAATGAGAATACAGTGAAGCAGATAACAGTGAATCTCTAATAGTAGATTTCATGTAGTCATGAGCACATTCATCTTCTGTCCTAGTTTAGTGTCCTGATTACTAAATACATTCATAAAATGAGGCCAGACAGAAAGATACCAGGTACTGTACAGTAAAATAGGTTGAACTATAAATCCACCTCAGAACAACAGAAATGATATAATGTAAGAAAAATAGGCCATGAAAAATCCCCTTCGATGTTAAAAAGGATTGCTCCGTGTTTTTATGTTAGAAAGAAGTGGAATGATTTACATTTGGTCAATGCATAGCTATCatcttgtttattttaataagttgtAAGTTATATGACATCAGCCCAATCTATGCAGTGAAACCTTCAGGAAATTGAAACTTTTAGAAGTTATCTGCTCATAAGTTAAAGAGATACTAAACGTACAAGCACAGTGATATCCACCTATCCTTGAATCTTAAATAATGTATAATTTCTGTCTGAATTTTTTTCTAGACTTCCTGCGCTATTTTACCATTTGCATAAAATTGTGTATATAATATATTTGATCCAAATatgagttaaaacaacacatcatATATTAATGTATAACCCAATGGTTGGATTTGACCCaattatgggttaaaaataacccagagtgTAGCATCTATAGAGACCCTTATGACAAAAACATATTACCTTTTTAAAGAAACACTTACTTGGgttggatgttttttttttattaaatactttAACCTAAAAATGTTCAGGTTGTCTCTTTATATTTCTGCTTAACATTCTTTGATTGACCATTTCAAGTGTTCAAGTAAACACAAAAgctttgaaatatatttttcctttcATCCCACAATCCCCTGTCCCTTTGGGGGGTTTGTGATCCAGGTCTTATGTAAAGGCACTTGTTTGTTTGTCAGTAACCTTCTACATGTGGCTCTGTTTTCAATCATGGCTAAAAGACAACATTACTGCAAGTGTGCATGATCAGAAAAGACCGAATTGtataatatttacaaaatattaaaaacaatgaAACTTCTAtgtaaaatgtactttttgaaaggtgcATATGTTAATAGCAAATCAACTAAACATCCTAAAGGGTCATGATGAAACTCTAGTACACAAGGTCTGAAATAAAATGAGACTGAAGCTTAATGCTAATAAACCTAAATGAGTGGATTTTTACTAGTTAAGTTACTAGTTAAAGAACAATTGGTTTTGAATCAGTCAAACAACTACAGTTTTAGGACTGCTGATTTAATGCAAAGCAAAAACAACACTAAATTCTCCTTCTCAATATACTTCATAATGTTATATttatgtattcatgtaagtatCAATGCATTTATTGGTGTTTGTaacaaaagttttaaaataacttCACTGATTTTAAAGCAGGgtagttatatttttaaaacttaaaggggccatggcacaagacttttttaagatgtcaaataaatctttggtgtccccagagcacatatgtgaaggtttagctcaaaataccacataaataatttattataacatgttaaaattgccactttgtaggtgtgtgcaaaaatgtgccgttttgaaCAGCACATAACCTGTAAAATTTATATCAGTATGGGTTTAATCCAACATTTATCCACACTATTTTGCGTGCTATGAATTATGATATGCATTATGTTATAAGTTGGGGCTACAATGTACGCTAATTACGAAATTCAAAGCCAAATCAAGAAGATTACGCTCTTCTAAAAATGTATgatattatgatttttttaattaaaatttaaaattttatagTCTGTGAGCTGTGCAGTATACATTTTAGAGAGAACATTGCATTCAACACTGCATGGCAAAAGCAAGtgttttttggtttaaagtTAAGCcctcttaaaaaaatttaaatgccCCCTCATTTCATTCTGCAGCTGGGCCTGCAAAAGCATCTCACTTTTCTACAATATAGGAATACATCTTTGTCCCTAAATATTTTGAGGGAGAACTGTATTGAAGACGATGTACTGaacaaaacaataaatacatttttaacataaaaaaataaaacttaataatCAGGAGCAAGTCAACTAAATAACATGTGATCAAATGAATATACAGTTAACATAAGTCATGAATAGATTGTAATGTTAAGCAACATTGAGTAATGTAGCTGTCAGACTGCTTCATGTATCTTTATATCTCTTCCAGTGAGTCGGCCGGCACCAGACCTCTCTTCTTACCGCTGCTCAGCTTCAGAAAACCTTCAGAGTCTTCACTTTTTCCAACACAAATCTGTCAGGAGTAACAGAAAGAAACAGTATATAGTGTATACATATCCAAAGGGGCACATAAATGGTACGCAGGTGCACATGCGCAATTAAAgataattattaattataagATAATTATTTCAAACAAGTTAAAATGTATGTGTTGTTAGCAGCAATTAAACAATCACTGGCCTTATTGGCTAATTTAAATACTTAGGCacaaaaagacgtaaaacagaACTTAATACTTTAATCACGTGTTGTTTGATCAATTTTGTTTCCACGCGAGCCTGGCCACATCTCAAAGCTTCAGACAGCACGCCACTACAAGCAAATAGTAAAGACGACGCACAAATGCCAACTGAGTTCATGTGTTCTTGCATTTTTACACAAAATGATCTGAAAATGGCATGATTATAGTGGTACACAGTCTTTTAcacattatattaatataagcAGTTGAGAAATAAAATGCGTAATATATTAGATCAGTGCACTTAGTGACAGTACACACTAAAAAATGCCAAGCAACAGAGTACAGAGTACCAAGCAACATCTCCAGGTGCTCCTTTGAGAACCAGGacaaaaaaaaagttatgtgcacccctgtacatacactcacctaaaggattattaggaccacctgttcaatttctcattaatgcaattatataatcaaccaatcacatggcagttgtttcaatgcatttaggggtgtggtcctggtcaagataATCTCCTGAACTTCAAACTGAACGTCAGAATGGGacagaaaggtgatttaagcaattttgagcgtggcatggttgttggtgccagacgggcctgtctgagtatttcacaatctgctcagttactgggattttcacgcataaccatttctagggtttacaaagaatggtgtgaaaagggaaaaacatccagtatgcggcagtcatGTGGGCGAAAAaagccttgttgatgctagaggtcagaggagaatgggccgactgattcaagctgatagaagagcaactttgactgaaataaccactcgttacaactgaggtatgcagcaaagcatttgtgaagcggatgggctacaacagcaaaagactccaccgggtaccactcatctccactacaaagaggaaaaagaggctacaatttgcacaagcttaCAAAAATTGGAccgttgaagactggaaaaatgttgcctggtctgagaGTCTCgattctgttgagacattcagatggtagagtcagaatttggtgtaaacagaatgagaacatggatccatcatgccttgttagcactgtgcaggctgctggtggtggtgtaatggtgtggggatgttttcttggcacaatttaggccccttagtgccaaatgggcattgtttaaatgccacggcctacctgagcattgtttctgaccatgtccatccctttatgaccaccatgtacccatcctctgatggctacttccagcaggataatgcaccatgtcacaaagctcaaatcatttcaaattggtttcttgaacatgacaatgagttcactgtaccaaaatggcccccacagtctccagatctcaacccaatagagcatctttgggatgtggtggaatgggagctttgtgccctggatgtgcatcccacaaatctccatcaactgcaagatgctatcctatcaatatgggccaacatttctaaagaatgctgtcagcaccttgttgaatcaatgccacatagaattaaggcagttctgaaggtgaaagagGGTCAagcacagtattagtatggtgttcctaataatcctttaggtgagtgtatgtgtaCATAATGATACATATTAgaaactttttaaagggtattgCCCCAGTAACAGATGGGGTATTTGACCATTTATTCTGATATATTTCATCATTTGTGTCATGATTTGGCTTAGTTGTCTTCAAAGAAGATTCACTGCCATTCAATACAATGTAACTGAAAGGAACAAAGCAGAAGAGgtgaagaaaatgtttgaaCTAAAATGAACTGACTGGGTTGTAAAGTTACTTATTTCAATGTTCTGTTTAGTTCtgtcatttcacttttttaagtttttaccGTTTTGCTTCATTACCAAACACATCTTCACCTTTGAGAACTGATTCTCTAGTGTTATGGTACATCTAGTGCAGGTGTAGGCATTGACCCAGAAACCATCATAACTATGTTTGTGAAGTTAAAGCAGGACACGTTTCATCACTGCAGCAGCTTGCTTAGGATTTGCAGAACATATGAATTCCAGCAACTTTAACTAACTTTAGCCTGAAAGCATTAAAGTCATACAAACCCACCCTCCCCGCAAAGACAGCTCTACAGatttatgtacagtatgtatgcaTGATATTACCTGAGACTCTTTAACAGGCATGTAGCCCAGATCTTTGTTGCCATGGACGTCTTGCGTTACCTTCCAGACTCTTTCACCTGGACGTACACGCTGCACAAAATTAGCTGGGAAGAAGCCGACCCTTTCACCACATTTACCCTGCACGTAAAAACACATACAGACCGTTATTCACCTAACACAAACACAAGAGGAGTTCAGATgaccacctccatcaaaaatgcATTTGAATACGCATTTCCTTACGCATCTCCTTCCCAATTTATCATATACTCCAATGATTTGcatgaaagtttttgtttaacCACCATAAGGAAACTTCTTCCCCTGATTCAACTCACCTTCCACCATTCATCATTAGAGTCATCAATCACCTGAACTCTCTCACCAGGACtgcaacagagagagagagagagagagagagagagagagagagagagagagagagagagagagagagagagagagagagattaactATTGCTTCTCAGGACTGGCAACCCATCCAGGATGCCAATgcctcatacacacacacaggactCACTGTAATTCCAGGTCATTGTGCTCCTGAGGCATAAACTTGTACAACACCACATAAGTGTGAAGAGAGTGAATTTTAGGAACCTCAAAAGGAAACACAGggaattattttaatatttcaaagcACACATTATAAGCAAAATATAACTTCATAACTTTAGTGATTTGTGACAACACTGTACCTTTGATATCTCCTTCAACTCATTTGTATCATTTTCAGGCAGGGATAAATCTGTCAATGAAAGAGAAAAGTAGGAAAAATCAGAAGCTGCGTTTTCATTACAAATTTGCACAAAACTTTAGCATTATTTTCTAAAGGTCGACAAAGGACTGATGCAAAATGGCGCCGTTTCCATTAACCAATGATATGCGTCCTCTCGCGATAAGTCATTCCAAACATCCCGTCAACTGATGTTGGAAGGTTTACTAATATCACATCCACCGCATTAGGCATTACTTTTAACCGAGGCAGACGTAAGagtattatccaaacattaGGCCAAGGAAAATCCTTTATACTTAGAAACGGTAACATACAGGTGTTTCTTAGAGCCGATTCAAACCGGATGCATGGCGTGAGCGTCTCAGCTGCGTGGCATGTCCGTTTTTATTTAGGCTCCCATGTTAGCAGGTTTGACCGTGCACACCGCCTGCATGACACGCACGTCTCACGGCTCAAACCGCGCTGAAAACGCGTGCATGCTAGGAATAGGACCAACGCCTATTTTTCACGCCACACGCAAGCGTCTTGGAAGCGTCAGGTCAGTTTATCAATAGgaaacatacatgtatacagaATAGGCTAGCAGCAGCAGCACCGCGTCAGAAACGCTTTTGGTAAGCAAGGGCATAGAAAACGCCACGCAGCTGCCATGCGAAAGACACGCAACAGACACGCCACGCATCCAGTGTGAATCGGCCCTTAGAggtaatattatttaataaaaattattttaaatcaaaagattTGTAGAagtgttatccaaacattattggcaTGGAATGCCTCTTATACTtggggagcagacacgaattaAGGTGTTTCTGGGAGGTTTTAGTACATATTgcgtcattttcaaataataattatgCGACTGACTGACATCAGATTTCTATTGTCTTTTTTTCGAAATACAGCTTTTccgaattgcctgaaaaaccatCATAAAAACCTTTTGCGATATATTGGGAGTTTTTGCGAAATTGGCCGTATTTTCAATTTGCAATGTCAATTTGCGCATTTTTAAGGATAATGGAAACGCAACTAGTGGCATCTCATGACTTCTTTACCGAGGAGACACAAATGCGAAACTCTTCAAAACAtcgtcatgtgtgttgctcgtcatatgtcaaaatatgtgttccgctcgtcatgtcaaaatacgtgcctgctgcagactCTTTGTAATGCTttgtttacaccaaccgcgtttcaggcaTCAAAATTGCACCTAGttcgcttgaacagtttgaatgcattcgcgcatctagagcgaagtagacgtgtggaaaaagcaagcatttgacgcgcgtcagaagtgggaggggcaagtgctatgcaggatggctgatgttgattgtgcatttattgagagagttaccggtttgtatttagtcaccttactgtagggggaaaataaatggCGCGAGttgataaacgtcacgtgactcaaaagtgaaatgtgtatttacatcTTACCAGGTTGCCGCATgtccttactgacactcttccaagcgagggcctttttattcctgtctctatagaaataagaacttgtgtcgtatagctccgggtgactccGGGCTGTGCTTGTTGAAAGCGTACTGCCCAAGTGACATCTAGTGAACATTTACTGACGATTTTCTCTTGATAGTGTATTTCAGGCAGCTTTGCAACTTCAAGTTATACATTAAATAAGTGGCTTTTCTGATATATAtgcagttttagtttaatttagCACTTGCTTTGTACAGACAAAACAAGACTTTAATTCAATTTCATTTAGATTCTCTACAGCAAGTAACATTTCTACTTTATCACAGTAAATAATCTATAACACTAAACATAGAAGTCCAGGATGGTTTGGATACTCTTACCTTTCTCTGTGTGTTCGGTTACGATCTCCCCTTCAgaagacaaacatttatttgtttgcTCCATCTCATCTTCATCCTTACACACGAAATCCAAgtttaatgtttaaatatttaaacaatattGTACAATATCAAAATGACAAcaataacataaacaaagaATTAAACTATAATTAAAGTGCTTAACAAATCACTGCCAAtgtaagggcgcactcacactatccaaaccaaaccgcgctcgggcacgtttgacccccaaagcctggtttgtttgactagtgtgatcgctctgttccgtgcccgggcgcggattggttaatcgtgccgcggccgggttgcagaggtgggccggagcgcggttcacttgggctcaggtgcggaaggctgtggtgtgagcgcaatcgcgcctgagcgcgattcaaaaggtgaagacgtcagttgcgcgacgactcacgttcatctgcctccgtaaaaaccttttgatgcgagcagcagggttacgtgaatgtccgagctgcacacgtgacagatcaactaagcaatatgatgacatgtgagaggccTGTCTGTAATAGCGCACCAAACGACttcgaataaaaaacacagacttatcattacggtgggttccagggttaagagagagctttacttcctgcttttttcaaaacaatcgcatcttaatgacgaaagcgcgcccggactcggatcgataaaaagtacagtgtgagtgcgtgcatctggggtagtagggaggggtgacaatcgcgctggggcatggtttggtttggataatgtgagtgcgccctgaGGTTTGTCCCACAGCTGCCCTAAACTAACAGTGCTGGTGATTACTAAAATCATTTGTTTACGTTTATGTCATGTTAATCCAGCAGTTTAGTTTTTTAGTCACGGTAGTATTTCTAAtgctaaatatataatatactatatttATGGATAACAATATACAAACAGAATACATTTGACTACAAACTGTATATATTGTATACATttgactgtatatatatattttgcctTTTGCTAGGTTGCAGTAATACTgcaaataataatagtaatataaTGGTAAACAAGACATCTGTGCCATTTCCGAAGTTCAGCCCACCCATAAATGTGTGTCTATAGCCTAATTACATAtaccatacacacacaaatcatttaaaaacatactTGATGCATGGGGTCGTTTTTTGCATGGGTCTCATTATTTGCGGGGCGggtcattaaagggacagtaagtagaatttacccccatctagtggtgaaattgtattttgcattcaaatgaacagtgctctctagcgcctcgcctttccaaatgagtgttgcaactacggtagccgttatgtacttactgatctccttgtccgtttcagttGGTTCACGTGTtttgaatgaaaacgcgttgtggaaacgtGTTGGTatgctagtgctttttgtccctctctgctattatagtttatcaatacggcggaacgacatggaagcctccttggacttacccatTCAATGTATTTTTCTTTACATAACAATGCATAGTATGTCTTTTTAATGGTCGTGGGTGTGGGGCTGGTTGTAAAAATAGATAAAGTGGTGCGGGGCAGCCAAAAATTTCATAAAAGCAGGACCTGCGGGTTGTTAAAAACCCTGACTCGTGCACCGCTAATACATATacctgtacacacacacaaacacacccatgatatatatatatatatatacacaccaGGCTTTGGGTAGGAGACTCGGATAAACTGCCAAAACTCAATTGACCGGTGTAGGCCAGAGAAGTCCCAAACCGTAGTGTAGTATAGATGGGGTCCACCTGAGCCATTGACTCTATtatcacaaacacacaggtaATAAAAAACAGCACTGTACCTACAGTCAAACCTGACAGATATATGTGTCTCCCATCCAGAGGTGAACATACCCTGTGACTTCATAGCACTTAATCGATTGGTGATCAGTGACGGTGTACTCAAATTCCTCTTGAACATCCCAGACTTAAAAAAgataagaaaaacacaaaacagacGCAGGGTCAAAAAGGTTAAGCAGAGGGTAACCCTGACCCTTAACAGGTTGCTTAttctttaaacaaaaacatcttATAGAGTTATTAATGCGACCAATAATATCAGGCTATACGCAGATGGTCTGCTCACTGAATAGACAGCCAAGCTGTTTGTAAGAAATCTGCACAGAGTATAGCAAATTAACTATGATAGTTAGCCATATGTAAGGCTACACATAGGTGTTACTCATGATATTTGTACataaagtcattttatttctaTTGCAATTTAACGCACAGGAGTAGAATGTCAGTCGACTGAATGCTCATCACATAATGTTTTCCTCAGTAGAGTCCCTGCAAACACTCATTTGATTTCTATatcaaataaattatattatatccACTGTGTAAGGTAAAAACATACCGTTGACCCAATGGCGGAGTCCAATCAACACGGTTTCGTAGCGCATTCTGTCTTTTCCAGCGCTAACTGGTAACGTTTTTAACATTACTTTATTTAGGTAATTTTATCTGACtccaaaaacaataaaatatcgCTGTTTATAATACAAATCGAATAAATAGTTATATTCGATAATCGTGGAATTTAGAtaaatgtttgatttttttttactcattattatattgacttgttaGATTGGTTAGAGTTCTTGCACCGGCTCTCAGTCACAACCATGCAACTAGTTAAGCGTTAAAAGGTTTGTCAGACCAAATAATTAAAGGCAGTCAATAAGCCAATACTCAACCCTGGTAACTGGTTCGTCAGACCAAATAATTAACTTTCtccaccattgacaagttatcttgtcaattaagagaaaacgcttccctgccaatgacgagtttttatggcaatccaTGTTTCCGCTATTATACAATAGGTGGCGTTCTTACCCAACTTACAGTATAAAACATTAAAGCATTCACTGATCCAAAAAACTCTAAAactctgtgcatgttttgattATCTGTTctttaacaaaagtcctttacaaaaatgcaattatctattATTATGCttgaaattttttatttttaaagaaacctacccatatatgaaaggttataaaaagagaacaaatgacgATAGGatgatacttttttttttaaagcagacggtctgttctttcattggatttttatatttgaagaagatttttttctggaaggcattaaacttttgtgaaaactataaaaaatgctgcccctggttggcaactttaaaaaagttGTCGGGGGAAAGACTTCGATGCGCCAATACCTGTAGTTAAAATTAAGTGGTTTGTTAGAccatataaataaatgaacCAAAAGGCAGACGATATGCCTATATCAAATTTAATTGTAGTCAATAATTCAAAGTAAATCAGAATAAATccataattcattaaaaatttaagaaaatcataatttaaaaatcaattcaaatatgtaaataaattaataaacagtTGTAATCATTTGAAAGCATTGCATACCTGGCAAACGGATGATACACAGTAATAGGGTGGGAGATCTGACTACAGAATTCCCAAgtgaaataaaaatacatgatgctgtgccaACATCATGGGGTTCAATTCTAAATATAGAAATAACCTATACTGTTCAAACAGAGCATTTGAAACAGACAACAGGAGGAAATCATACAGCATCAGCAAACATCAAACATACCTTGCCTTGGCATGGTTGCTGTGAGAGTTCGGAGACACACCAAAGATGAACTCCTGTCTTACATGTTGCACAGCGCAATCCCTGTTTAGGATTGCCTAAAGGACAATATGGAAAttaattaatataacaattgTAATTTTATAACTAAAATGAGATGAcgcatattttttaaacatctttaaTATTTCCTGTGTCTCTCTCTTGTGACCATAGTTGAGGAAAGTGACCAAATAATAAAATTGTCCCTGATACTCTGAATAAAGTGACCAAGTGACCGCATTTACTAAAAACAGCAATAAAAGGACAATAAAAGACAGAGAAAGTGCTTTCGATATTGAAGCAATAAAAGGCCACAAGCAGCTTACACTCTAGgccaggggttcccaaactttttttcctgcacacccccttctatgtcccaaccgggttggcgcacccccaatccccattttaaaaaaaatccaaaaaagctttgttttctcaccataaatactcatgtttaatcatgcgcaaataaccaagggccggttgcactagccggacgttaagaagttgggtgtaatagtcctacgtcgggcttagctacgtccaacattgtgaaaaatatttacgcctattgcaccatctgaaagtacgctcagcgtagatgatgcgcgcccccgtgtatgcgtttaaccactgtgatatttagacgccattcgagtttactatggtaaaaaacgtacacttactgccgtcagctaatagatgacatatgacaggtttcctcatgtttaccagtgcgtcacgtgcagacccatcaaacacattaacgaaagcctttactgttcgcacaaaaggtgtataatagtttgcagattcattataacagctcaagtttcaaacaaaattaaatgaaagcttttaataagttctctacagtaagtatttatgtattttattatataattcattggcggtctctttaccatgcatgaaaacacattgctcgcgtatcctgtgcccatgtctcgtcacatttcattatttctat
This window harbors:
- the LOC135780009 gene encoding SH3 and cysteine-rich domain-containing protein 2-like; the protein is MNISNGTAAAHERTADSSGTQKLLRLKRSLTFMRSKSVENFFQRSQNDAHLPAEILNNPNDIAAMPALSSNPTASPASSMIQPRPLLKHLFLEHVFRRPTSCHVCKNIIVGNPKQGLRCATCKTGVHLWCVSELSQQPCQGKSGMFKRNLSTPSLITNRLSAMKSQESMAQVDPIYTTLRFGTSLAYTGQLSFGSLSESPTQSLDEDEMEQTNKCLSSEGEIVTEHTEKDLSLPENDTNELKEISKVPKIHSLHTYVVLYKFMPQEHNDLELHPGERVQVIDDSNDEWWKGKCGERVGFFPANFVQRVRPGERVWKVTQDVHGNKDLGYMPVKESQICVGKSEDSEGFLKLSSGKKRGLVPADSLEEI